TCGCCACCGACTGGGCCAGCGGCAGACTGCCGCTGCCCGTTGAGCATTCAAGATATACGCTAGGGCCCGTGCCGGTACTCGCAGTGGGGTTGAGCCACCACCAGGTGGCCAGCGACGATCTGACGCAGTTCGCCGCCTGCGCCGAGCAGGCGAGCGCCAGCCTGCGCGCATCCCACGGTGTCAGCGGGCTGATCATGCTGTCGACCTGCAACCGGTGCGAACTGTATATCGACGCCGAGAACTTCCATCAGACCGTTCGTCTCACCCGTGATCTGCTCACCAAAGCCGGTGCGGGTGATCTGGTCGGCGTGATGGATGTCTACGGTCTGCGCAATGCCGTGCAGCATCTCTTCGAGGTCTCCTGCGGGCTGGACTCGATGGTCGTCGGCGAATCCGAGATCGCCGGCCAGGTGCGCAGCTCCCTGCAGGCTTACTCCGAGCAGGCCGGTCCGGCGCTGCACCGGCTCTTCCGGATGGCCCTGGGCACGTCGAAATCCATCGCCAACGCCACCGCACTAGGCGCGATGGGACGCTCGGTAGCCTCCGTCGCCCTCGATCTGGTGGAGACCCGGCACGGTCATCTGGCCGGCCGGCGAGCGCTGCTGGTCGGCACCGGGGCCTATGCGGGCGTGGTGACCGCCGACCTGATTCGTCGCGGCGCGCAGGTCTTCGTCTACTCCTCGTCGGGACGGGCCACGGCGTTCGCCCAGACGCATCCGGTCAATCCGGTCGGCGATGACCGGCTGCCGGACGCGCTCGCGCTGGCCCAGGTGCTGGTCGCCTGCAGTGGACGCGGGCGCCGCGCGAACCGCATCACCGCTCGTCAGGTCAGCGATGCCCGGGCCGCCAGCGTCGGCCCGCTGCCCGTGGTCGACCTCGCGCTGGCCCGCGATGTCTCGCCCGAGTTGGCCATGACACCGGGGATCGACCTGATCGATCTTGATGTCGTCGGCGAACACGCCCCCACCGATCACGTGGAGTCGCTGCACCGGGCCCGCGAACTGATCGACGAGGCGGTGGACGACTATCTGCGCACCGAACGTGCCCGGCTGGCCGACCCGGCCATTCTCGCGGTCCGTGCCTATGTCAACCAGATCGTCGCTCATGAGATCGACTCAGTAACGGCGCACGGTTCACCCGATGAGGCAGCGGCGGTCCGCCGCTCGCTGCGCCGGGTGGCCAATGCGGTCCTCCACCAACCGACCGTCCGCGCGGCAGCGGCAGCCCAGGACGGCGATCTCGGCGAGTTCACCTCGGCGCTGGAA
The Brooklawnia propionicigenes DNA segment above includes these coding regions:
- a CDS encoding glutamyl-tRNA reductase; amino-acid sequence: MPVLAVGLSHHQVASDDLTQFAACAEQASASLRASHGVSGLIMLSTCNRCELYIDAENFHQTVRLTRDLLTKAGAGDLVGVMDVYGLRNAVQHLFEVSCGLDSMVVGESEIAGQVRSSLQAYSEQAGPALHRLFRMALGTSKSIANATALGAMGRSVASVALDLVETRHGHLAGRRALLVGTGAYAGVVTADLIRRGAQVFVYSSSGRATAFAQTHPVNPVGDDRLPDALALAQVLVACSGRGRRANRITARQVSDARAASVGPLPVVDLALARDVSPELAMTPGIDLIDLDVVGEHAPTDHVESLHRARELIDEAVDDYLRTERARLADPAILAVRAYVNQIVAHEIDSVTAHGSPDEAAAVRRSLRRVANAVLHQPTVRAAAAAQDGDLGEFTSALERVFGIEVDQ